The Ignicoccus hospitalis KIN4/I genome includes the window AATAGCGGTGAGGAGGGACGAAGGGGTTATAAAGGACGTTCAAAAGCTGAAGGACTCCTTGAAGGATGAGGGGGGCTGCAAGATCATCAAGGGAATATTGGAGAAGGTCCTCTCCTCCGGCGCGGAGGACCCTAACCTGCCCTTGAAGGCTCTAGTCCTAATTACAGCTTACGTTATGAGGAGGGGCATAGCGGCCAGGTCGCAGAAGGGCTTCAACGTCTTCGAGCCGTTGGACAAGGACCTCACTTCCGACGTGGTGTACTGGTTCGACGTGGTGGGGCTTAGGTCCTCGAGAGGGTAGGGACCCTTGTCTTGTGAGGAGCTCTTCGCTAGGAAGGCTGCGGCCCTCCTCCACGACCCTCCGGAGAAGGTCTGGGCCAGCTTCTACAAGCACGAGAGCCACGAGAAGCGCGCGAAGGACGCCGCCAAGGAGTTCTTCGGAGAGGGATTTGTGAAAACGTTGGATGAGGTGAAGGAGCACGACCGCTTAGCATCCACCGTTGACCGGTGGACCGCCGTGGGAACGGAGGTCCGTGGAAGGCTCAACGAGGTGAGCTTGGTTAACCCCTTCGACCCGGAGTTCAGTTATAAGGTCAAAATGCCGAAGATTAAGGACGACGCGATAGCTAGGTACCGTATAACGCTGAAGAGTATCTTGGAGAAGGTAGAAGATTCCTCAAAGGGGGTGACGAGGAAGAAATACCACGCCCTCTACGCCTTCATGGAGCCCGCGTGGTACGTTGAGGTGGGCCAACCCCTCCCCGCGGACTCGAGGTTCCCCACCCACACCATCTTCGACCACGTCTACGCCACGGCTATGATGGTCAACATTTACGACCCGAAGAAGAACTTCGACGGCTTCTTCGTTGAGGTGGAGATCCCGGAGGCCCGGAGCTTCTTGAAGGGCGGCAGGGGGCCAGGAGACTGGTGGGCCAGGGGCTGGCTGCTGTCCAACATCACTTGGCGCTTGGTGGAGGAGCTGGTCTGGGAGGTGGGGCCGGACATATTGCTATTCCCCACGGCCCGCTACAACCCCTTCTATTACTCCTTGATCCAGGAGAAGATTCCAGAACTGAAGGAAGAGTACGAGAGGTACTTGAAGCCCTTGGGCTCCGTGAAGAACCCCGTAGTGCCCCCGGCGGTTTCCCTCTTCCTCCCCCGCTGCGCCATAGAGCTCATGAAGAGTTACCTCGAGGACAAGCACCCCAAAGATCTGAAGCTTGATTCTACAAAGATAATAAAGATGTACTTCGAAACCAGGTTAAGGGAGGCGTGGGAGGACTTCGTGAAGAAGCTCTTAGAGGGCCTCAACTCCGTGGGGGAGGCCGGGCTGGAGGGGCTCCGGACGTTCGGCGCGGAGGGGGAGCTGGGCGCCGTCTTGGAGAGGGTTGAGGACAAGCCCCCCTTCGAGGTGAGGGTAACCGTAATAGACTTGCGGAAGGCTTTAACGGAATTCAACAAGGTCTTAAAGGAGAGGTCCCTAATTCGCGGCGTAAAGGACGAGCTGAGGGAGCTGCTGGCCAAGAAGTACCGCGTCAGAGTAGGGCCGGGGGAGGACTTGGTGAAGGTAATTAAAGGAAAGGTCAGTGACAAAGTGTTGCCGTATACAAGAAACGAGAACGACTTGGAGAGGGACTTGGAGAGGAAGCTCTTCTTCCACTGGCTCGTGACCAGCAAGCACGAGGCCGTCAAGGGGGCAGAGGACGTCGGCGTGGACCCGAGGCTGGTGGACGGGTGGAGCTTGGAGGAGGGGAAGAGGACTTACGAGAGCTGTGTCCGCAACAGGCCGCTGTGCGCTTGCGGCAGGCCGGCCGCCGTGCACAACCCCACCGACAAGGACACCAAGTTCGTTAGGGCCCACGAGGCCCTCTGCCCCTACTGTTTGGCCTTGAGGTTGGCCCAGCACGTCCCCTTGGCCGAGGGGTTGAGGGCGCCCAGGGCGCTCACCTCCACCTTGGCGGCCGCGCCGGAGCTCGCGTGCTGGTTAATAGAGAAGGGGAAGGCCTCGGCCAAGGGCGCCCGCGGGAGGGAGCTCGTGTGGACCTTAGCGAGGGCGCTGCTCGAGCCACCTCCGGGGGCGACCCGGCTCAACTTGGAGGCGCTGCCGGAGGAGCTGGAGGAGAAGGGGGAGCTGGTAGCGGGGCTCGAGGGCTTTGTGATCAGAATAACGAAGGAGGACCTCCGGGCCATAAATTCGATGAACAAGTACTTAGCTGTTATTAAATCCACCGTGGACCGCTTGGACGACCTCAAGAAGGGGAGGCTCCCCTACGGGACGGAGGAATACTTCAGAGAGGCGGTGAAGAAGGGCACCGGCTCCGAGGGCGGGAAGGACTTGGAGCTGGCGATCGATATAATAAAAATTGTGGTGGACTTCGCCCGAGGGCTGGCGCCGCAGAGGGCGGGCGGAGGGGAAGCTGGGCAGACGGTGCTGGTGACCCCGACCTACCTCTCCCAGCTCTCCTACTCCTTAATGACCCAAGCCTTGGTCGACGCGAAGTTAATAGAGCTGAACTTCGGCTTGCCCGCGCTCGCCTCCGGGGGAGAGCTGGTCGCCTTGGTCCCCGCCCGGACTAGGTGTGGGCCTAAGGGGCTGCCGGAGGAGCTGGGGAAGCTGCTAAAGGACGAGACCCTCTTGAAGAGGGTCAAGGAGGATTACTACTCCCCCGCGCTCTGGGCCTGGTGGCTCACCCGCTTGAACCACTGGGGCCTCTTGGGCGAGCCCAAGGGCTTCCGGCGGAGCGAGCTCTTCTTCGCCCCGGCGCTCCTAGCCTACGGGAGGAGGTACGGAATAGCCATTAGGCACTTCAAGGACCCCTTAGCGAAGGTCTACGAAGAGGCCGAGGGGCTGGAGGCCCCCCTGAGGTCGACGGGGGACTGGACGGGCGTCAGCTACGGCCGGCTGGGCGCCGAGGGCGTGGCCTCGCCCAACTCTCTGGGAGCCTCGAGGAAGGAGGAGGTAGCGGAGCGGGGCCTCGGACCCACTACAGCGAGCTTGGCGTTCCTAAACTACAAAGGGTTGAGCAACAACTACTACTACGACCTAATCTCCTTCGTAGGCAAGTACGCTTCCGCGGGAGGGAGCTCGGAGGCCTTAGAGGCCTTAATAGAGTACGTGCTCAAGAGGAACGTAGTTAGCGGAGGGGAGGGGGCGGCGAAAGAAGCCCTCGGGCGCCTCAAGAGGGCCTTGGGCGCCGGGGCCGAGGGCCTCGAACACCTCCTCGAGTTCGGCTTCCACTGGCACAAGGCCGCGAGGTGAGTGAGGGTGATATCCGTAGAGCCCTTGACCGGAATAACCTTCAGGAAGCCCGGCCCCTTCGGCTTGACCCAGAGGGGCCCGCTGTCGGTCAGCTCCACGTACTTCATGAAGACTACAACGCTGCTGGGACTGTTGGCGTATACCAAGTACTCGGAGGACCCGAGCTGCGCGGAGGCCCCCGAGGAGCTCCCCTTGGGCTTCTCCGCCTTGGCCTCTTGCCTCCCGTGCAGGCCCCTCAGGGGCCCTTACGCCTCGGTGAGGAGCCAGCTCTACTTCGGAGAGGAGAGGCCCTTCAACTTGAGCGCCTTGCTGGAGCTGTGGGAGAAGGGCCTCAAGGAGGAGGTGGAGGGCCTGGCAGAGGGGAGGAAGGTTCTGGAGGACGGAGAGGGCTTGATGGACTATTACGCGAAGAGCCCTGACTTTGAGAGGGTAAGCATAATCTCAAACAAGCTGGATAGAAGGACGAAGAGGAGTGCATTCGTCTTCGTCAGGGAGAGGTTAATAATGAGTGGCGTGGAGTTCTTCTTCGAGGAGGAGGGCTGCGGGGGCGTTAGGGAGGGCGTTTACGCCCTGGGCTCGGACGGCGGCTTGGCGAGGGTGAGGCGAAAGCCCTCCAACCCGGTGGAGGGGGCGCTGAAGGAGCTCTGGGGAGAGCGGTGGGGCGAGCCCGGGGCCAAGGCAACTGTGGTGGCGGTCAGCCCGATAATACTGGGCTTCAAGGACCCCCACGACCCGCGCTCCCACTGGAAGGGAGCATTAAGGGACGCCGCGCCCGTCCGGCTCTTCTCCCGTTACGAGGTGGAACTCCACCCCCTGGGGTGGGACATGAAGAGGAACTGCCCGAGGCCCTTCGCCCCCGCAATCAAACCGGGCTCCGCGGTCGTGGGGACGCTAGAGGTCTCACCCGAGGAGCTCTACTGGCGCGGGGTGGGGGAGCTCGCGGAGCTGGGCTTCGGGAGCGTCCTCCCCTTGCCTATGTAGGGGAGCAAGCTTTCTCGAACATCTCCTTAGCCTTCCTAACGCCTATCGCTTTTATGAGTCTCCCCGCCCTGGGCCCGCGCTCCTTATCTAGCAAGGCCTTATAGACGAACTTGAAGGCATCCTTGGGGCTTAGGCCTACTTTCTTGGCGACCTCATACACCTTGTTGTGTATTTCCACCGCGTCCATGTCTTCCCTTAACTCCTCCGCGAGCGCCCTCAAGAACTCGCAGCCCTTAGGGTCGCTGACCTTGCCTTGCTTGACCGTAACCTCGTACTCCTCGGGCACGAAGCCCCTCTTGACCCACTCCTCCACGTAAGGGGCCAAGTCCTTCACTGCTTGGGGATCTCCGGTGAGCTCCCCGACCTTCTTCCAGTCCCGGTATATCTGGTAGTAGACCAGCAAGTCCGCGAAGCCGGCCCTCCAGACCCTTCCCCCGCTCAGCTCCCAAGCCCTCCTCCTCTTGGGGTCCTCGTCCTCGCCCAAGGCCACCCTCCGGTACTCCTCGTAGAGCTGCATGAGGAACCTCGGGTCCATCTTGAAGTTTTTGTTTTCCTTTATATCGTGCTTAAGTATAAAGTACATTATCACTGAAGGGTGGAGGAGGGCCATTATCTCGTGTAAGGCGCCTATGCCCTTGCTCTTGCTCATCTTTTTTCCGTTCATCAACACGAAGCCGTAGCGGAAGCCCACCGGCGGCTCCTTCCCGAAGACCTCCTTGTGGATCCTCTTCGCCGTATCCCACGAGCCTCCCTTGGTGAAGTGGTCTACCCCTCCGCCCTCCGCGTCCACCCCCAAGAAGTCTTGCCTAGAGGGCCAGTCGAGCCTCCAAGCGAGCTTCCAGCGGTGAGAGGAGACTTCTACAGCCCCCTCGTGGCCGCAGGCCTCGCACTTGTAATATATCTTGTCGCCCTCTACCTTCTTCACTACGGTTTTGTCTATCCTACCGCACTTCTCACAAATAGGCTTGACGAAGCCCCACCAGTCGTCCGGCAGCTTCCTCATCGCCGTCTCCTCCATAATTTTCTTCACTTTGTCGCGCTGCTCCACGAAGAGCCTCAAGTAGTCGTCGTACCAGCCTTGGGCATAGAGCTCGCTCGCCCTCAACACCTCGTCCGGCTTTATGCCGAACTTGTCCATGAGTTCCAAGAACTCCGCGAGGAAGTGCTCGCCGTAGCTCTCGTGACACCCGTAGGGGTCCGGCACCTCCGCCAAGGGCTTGCCCAAGTGCTTTTTCAGCTCCTCTTCCTTGTCCTTCAGAGTTTGGGGGATGTCGTCGAAAGCGTCCATTATGTCCGCCACGAAGACGAACTCGGCGTCGTAGCCCCTCCGGCGGAGCTCTTGGACTATGGAGTAGGGGTAGATGAACTCGCTCAAGGTCCCCAAGTGGGCCGGTCCGGAGGTGGTGAGCCCCGACGCCACTACGAAGGCCCTACCGCCCCTTTTCTTTATTATCTCGTCGACGATCTTGTTCAACCACTCCACAGCGCGCACCGGGAGGAACTTCAGAGGGAGAGCTTGAAGCCCTTGTCGTCTCTCCTTTTCTTCCTATCCTCTTT containing:
- the lysS gene encoding lysine--tRNA ligase, producing MEWLNKIVDEIIKKRGGRAFVVASGLTTSGPAHLGTLSEFIYPYSIVQELRRRGYDAEFVFVADIMDAFDDIPQTLKDKEEELKKHLGKPLAEVPDPYGCHESYGEHFLAEFLELMDKFGIKPDEVLRASELYAQGWYDDYLRLFVEQRDKVKKIMEETAMRKLPDDWWGFVKPICEKCGRIDKTVVKKVEGDKIYYKCEACGHEGAVEVSSHRWKLAWRLDWPSRQDFLGVDAEGGGVDHFTKGGSWDTAKRIHKEVFGKEPPVGFRYGFVLMNGKKMSKSKGIGALHEIMALLHPSVIMYFILKHDIKENKNFKMDPRFLMQLYEEYRRVALGEDEDPKRRRAWELSGGRVWRAGFADLLVYYQIYRDWKKVGELTGDPQAVKDLAPYVEEWVKRGFVPEEYEVTVKQGKVSDPKGCEFLRALAEELREDMDAVEIHNKVYEVAKKVGLSPKDAFKFVYKALLDKERGPRAGRLIKAIGVRKAKEMFEKACSPT
- a CDS encoding type III-B CRISPR-associated protein Cas10/Cmr2; this encodes MSCEELFARKAAALLHDPPEKVWASFYKHESHEKRAKDAAKEFFGEGFVKTLDEVKEHDRLASTVDRWTAVGTEVRGRLNEVSLVNPFDPEFSYKVKMPKIKDDAIARYRITLKSILEKVEDSSKGVTRKKYHALYAFMEPAWYVEVGQPLPADSRFPTHTIFDHVYATAMMVNIYDPKKNFDGFFVEVEIPEARSFLKGGRGPGDWWARGWLLSNITWRLVEELVWEVGPDILLFPTARYNPFYYSLIQEKIPELKEEYERYLKPLGSVKNPVVPPAVSLFLPRCAIELMKSYLEDKHPKDLKLDSTKIIKMYFETRLREAWEDFVKKLLEGLNSVGEAGLEGLRTFGAEGELGAVLERVEDKPPFEVRVTVIDLRKALTEFNKVLKERSLIRGVKDELRELLAKKYRVRVGPGEDLVKVIKGKVSDKVLPYTRNENDLERDLERKLFFHWLVTSKHEAVKGAEDVGVDPRLVDGWSLEEGKRTYESCVRNRPLCACGRPAAVHNPTDKDTKFVRAHEALCPYCLALRLAQHVPLAEGLRAPRALTSTLAAAPELACWLIEKGKASAKGARGRELVWTLARALLEPPPGATRLNLEALPEELEEKGELVAGLEGFVIRITKEDLRAINSMNKYLAVIKSTVDRLDDLKKGRLPYGTEEYFREAVKKGTGSEGGKDLELAIDIIKIVVDFARGLAPQRAGGGEAGQTVLVTPTYLSQLSYSLMTQALVDAKLIELNFGLPALASGGELVALVPARTRCGPKGLPEELGKLLKDETLLKRVKEDYYSPALWAWWLTRLNHWGLLGEPKGFRRSELFFAPALLAYGRRYGIAIRHFKDPLAKVYEEAEGLEAPLRSTGDWTGVSYGRLGAEGVASPNSLGASRKEEVAERGLGPTTASLAFLNYKGLSNNYYYDLISFVGKYASAGGSSEALEALIEYVLKRNVVSGGEGAAKEALGRLKRALGAGAEGLEHLLEFGFHWHKAAR